Part of the Sulfurovum sp. TSL6 genome, TTTACGCGCCCTACTTCTGCAAATATCAGCCCAACTTCTCCACGTGGGATCATAGAGATACCTATCAATGCTTTTTTTAATGCACTGCTATCCCTGAGTAAAAAAGCCCCCATATATTTTCCAATAATAGCGATTACCAAGAAAACAAATGCTAAGGTCCAAAATCTTGTGGATGTAAAGTCTATGACTTTTAAGTTCATGGATAGTCCGACCATCACAAAAAATATAGGCGTAAACATCTGTGCGATAGGAGTAATAGCGTTTTTCACTTTCTCTAAAAAGACTTCATCATTTCTCAATCCCATACCAAAAGGCAAAATGAATCGTCTTGAAAGAGCGATACCCGCAGCAAAGGAACCTAAAATTTCAGGCGCACCAAAAAGATGTGAAAAATAAGCAAAAATTGCTATGAGTGAGATAATGATAGTGGGTATAAACCCCGGTACTTTTTGATGTTCATCAGACTTTTTCATAAAAGTAGAGATAAAATTGGCAAAAGTCGGTGCGATGAGTAAAAAAAGCAAGATAAACACAGTGGTATGCAAGGTATTGGTCATATTTAACTCTTGCGTAATGGCATAGTCATAAATGAAAACAAGGATAATAACGCCTAAAATATCATCCAATACAGCTGCACCAATGACTATCTGGGCGACTTCTGAATGTTCTTTTTGAAGATCTTTTAACACTCTCATGGTAATACCTATACTCGTCGCTGTCAGAGTACCACCAATAAAAAGAGAGACAACCAGTGTCAGATCAAATATATAATATGCAAAGAAGGAGGATACAGCAAAGGGAAATACGGCTCCAAATAATGCAACAATAACCGCTTTCCCTCCTGCTTCTTTTAGACGCTGAATATCAGTATCTAAACCGATTTCAAAGAGTAAAAGAAGAATACCTATCTCTGCAAGTACTTTAAGGACATCATTCACCTCTATAATACCCAAGCCTGAGACACCAAGGAGTATACCGGCACTCAACTCACCCAATACAGATGGAATACCCATGCGTGCAAACAATTCACCCAAAATCCTTGCAGTCGCCAATATCAAAAATAGTATGAGAAAAAAGTTATGTACATCCATATTTTATTGTACAGAAAGTTACATAAAATCCGATATTATTACTATAGTTATTCATTGACATTTTGGAACAAGGTCTTATAGAATATTAAAACACATTTTTTATTTCTATCCCATCTTATCAATTTCTGATCGCTTTTCTTTATAAAAAAGTCCTATCAAAGTATCAACCTCTTCACCTAAAAACTCAAGTATGTCGTCGACGGAGAGAATACCGGCTAGGCAACCTTCTTTATCAACAACTGGTAATCTTCTGATTCCATACGTACGCATACGCTCAATACACTCATGAATACCCTCCTCTTGACTTGCAGTTACCAATTCTTGGCTCATGACTTCAGAGACTTTAACGTTTTTAGGATCAGCATTGTTAGCCACAACTTCCATAACAATATCACGATCGGTTACGATACCGATCGGAGTATTAACATCTTCACTTTTGCTTACAACGATCAGGTCCCCAACATGGTAATGCCGCATCAGCTTAGCTGCCTCTACGATATTTTCATCTTTGAGGACAATAATCGTTTCACGATTACAAAGTTCACCAATATTCATTATCACTCCTTTCTATAAGTAGATAGTTCATTATATACCACTGTGATTAAATAATTCATAAATATTTATAATCTTAGATAGTAAAAAGATATAATATTGTTTTAAAGGAATCTAATTATTGTGCAAAGGAGTAACTTTGGCACATAACTATTATCAGCAAAGTATACTAACAAGCCTGATAGTCTTATCTATAGCTCTATTAACCGGTTGTACAAAATCTATTAGCGAATTTTATCCACCGGATCCAGGAAGAGCTGATAACAAAACAGTATACATCGTAAATCATGGATTGCACACAGGCATTGCATTATCCAAAAAAGATGCAGCCCCTTATATCTATTCCTTTGATGATTTTAAGAGTGCACGATATTTAGAAATAGGCTGGGGAGATGAGATCTATTATCAAACAGATCCAAATACACTTTGGATGGCGATAAGAGCATTATTTTGGCCTACAGATTCAGTACTTCATGTAGCTGCACTTAATACAGATCCTATAAAGTATTTTAATGACAATAAAGTCGTTCCGTTAAAACTCTCTAAAACGGGTTTTATCAGATTGGTAGAGTATATCGATAATAGTTTTACATTGGATGAAAAAAAACAGATAATCAAATTGGGAAACGGTCTCTATGGAACAAGCAGATTCTATCGTGCAGAGGGGAAGTTTCACCTATTTAATAACTGTAATACCTGGAGTGCAAGGGCAATCCGCTCATCAGGCTTCCCTATAAATACATGTTGTATATTTACTGCAGACGATCTAATCTACCAGTTAAAGCGTAGGGATGAATGAGATGACTAAATTAAAGCCATATCATATATCTCAAAGATAAATTAAAAGCATCAGGACTATCAGTGTAATAATCCATGTGAAAATATACCGATCCATCGCATGCTTTGCTTTCTCTTTTTCATACCATGTTCGAGGACTGATACCTTTAAATATAAAAATGATTTTACTGGATAGGTTAATACTGACGATATTGATGGCAAGTAGTATTCCCGCATTAACTGCCAGATCAAAACGTGCATCTCCAAGCATTAGTCCAAATACAGCAGCAGGAGGAAGAAGTGCAACGGCCACCATGACACCTACTAAGACACTGGAGAGACCAGTTGTGATCGATAATGCAGCTGCAGCACCCGAAGCCAAAGCCAAAATGACCGAATCAAAACCTACATGAGTTCGCATCAATACCTCCTGACTGTTCACAGGTATGGATAGAATTTTTGCTATGATATAGGGTAGTAATACAGCAATACCGACACCAACCATCATTGACTTAACCGAAGCTAACATTAGTTTTGTATCTCCAAGAGCTGTCGCTAAACTGAATGCAATATTTGGACCAAGCAGTGGAGCAATTACCATTGCCCCTATAACAATAGCAACATTGTTTTCAATCAGTCCAATAGAAGCAACAATCGTTGATAAAGTTACCAATATGATAAAGTCGACAGTGATATGTGCATTTTTCTCAACTTGTTCATAGATGGACTCCCTGGCAGAAGTTGTTTTCTTCTCTTTTTCCTGTGCTTCTACTTTAGGTTTAGGTAAATGTGCTTCAACAGGCATCACGATTACCTTAGCAGTTGGCTGTGTACCAATGATCTTCGAAAAACTGTCAAGCGCTTTTTGAAGATTCTCGTCATTTATGAGCATACGAAATAGCTGCATATTATCTTCATCTTTAGGATGGTAACGCAAATCTTTTGCATCAACGTTTTGTGCAATATTTTGAACTGTTTTGAAACTTTCGGCACTCACTATCACTTCAAGATATTTCATTTGTTTTACCTTTTAAATTCTGCTAGGTACGCTTGCTTGAATGATCACTATACGCCTTGAAATTATAATGACTAATATACTTGTACCATTTTTATATGAGACTGATAATTTTCACTTGCTAAAGTATATCACAAAACAAAATCATCTTCTGATAGCCCCTATAGACTATCTGGAAGTTGATGGGAGAGCTCTTCATCACCAATGATCGAAGCGAGTTCGTCACTTTCTACTATCTCCTGTTCTATCAGTTTTTGTGCCAGCGTTTCTATCTTCTTCCAATGGGTATCTACTAATTTTTCTGCATTTTGTTTTGCTACATGCATCCAATGCAAAAATCTTTTTTCAATCTGTTGTTCCAAGAAATAATTATCTAACGTATTGATCGCATTCAGGTTAATGTAGCCCAGCTCATTATCCATTCCCAATGTGGTAATGGCAGCATAAGCTTGCAAAGAGGCTTGGGCAAGGTCATTTTGTGCTCCGCTGTCCATCTGGTCATCTCCCATTTTTTTAACTTTTGCTATGCGTCCTGACAGCAGAACACAAATGTCATGAAAGAGGTCAATCTTTGAGATATTGGATAAGGGGTCTTCCTCATTGTAAGAAACAAAACCAAGCATTTTGCTTCTAGGTGAAATGGTGACCTGTTCAATTTTAACATGAGGCAAAAGCAACACGGAAAGTACTGCATGTGCCGCTTCATGATAGGCAGTCATTTTAAGTTCTTTTTCAAGCGTTTCAACCATTTTCTTTTCAACTTTATGCCCGTATTTAATGATGTTTATCTGCTCTATGAGTATCTCTTCTGTTATAAGGTCTTTGTCCTGTTCGACTACACTGAGTGCTGCCATACGTCCTATTCTTTCCAGTTCCAAAGCACTCATACCGGTGATGTAACGTACTATGCGTTCAACATTTATCTTGGGATCATGAGGTTTTTCCATGATCTTTTCTATAAAAAATCTTCTAGCATCCTTGTCAAGTTCTAAAACCTCCAATAAAAAATCAAGCTTTTGTGATGAAGTTAATATAGGATCGATCTCATCAAGGCTCTCAGCAGTGGCAATGGTAA contains:
- a CDS encoding TIGR00341 family protein yields the protein MKYLEVIVSAESFKTVQNIAQNVDAKDLRYHPKDEDNMQLFRMLINDENLQKALDSFSKIIGTQPTAKVIVMPVEAHLPKPKVEAQEKEKKTTSARESIYEQVEKNAHITVDFIILVTLSTIVASIGLIENNVAIVIGAMVIAPLLGPNIAFSLATALGDTKLMLASVKSMMVGVGIAVLLPYIIAKILSIPVNSQEVLMRTHVGFDSVILALASGAAAALSITTGLSSVLVGVMVAVALLPPAAVFGLMLGDARFDLAVNAGILLAINIVSINLSSKIIFIFKGISPRTWYEKEKAKHAMDRYIFTWIITLIVLMLLIYL
- a CDS encoding CBS domain-containing protein; this translates as MNIGELCNRETIIVLKDENIVEAAKLMRHYHVGDLIVVSKSEDVNTPIGIVTDRDIVMEVVANNADPKNVKVSEVMSQELVTASQEEGIHECIERMRTYGIRRLPVVDKEGCLAGILSVDDILEFLGEEVDTLIGLFYKEKRSEIDKMG
- a CDS encoding AAA family ATPase, which translates into the protein METKKKKDIPKVKQSKIGFDDVVGHKQIKERLKGIIKIIKKPEMLERFDTAIPKGLLLYGPVSVGKSMLAKAFAKEAGLSYMEISGSRLFELDYIKEVYDIASKNAPCIVLLEDIDVKGIMQGAITNVPFSDIAKVLESTEERVFTIATAESLDEIDPILTSSQKLDFLLEVLELDKDARRFFIEKIMEKPHDPKINVERIVRYITGMSALELERIGRMAALSVVEQDKDLITEEILIEQINIIKYGHKVEKKMVETLEKELKMTAYHEAAHAVLSVLLLPHVKIEQVTISPRSKMLGFVSYNEEDPLSNISKIDLFHDICVLLSGRIAKVKKMGDDQMDSGAQNDLAQASLQAYAAITTLGMDNELGYINLNAINTLDNYFLEQQIEKRFLHWMHVAKQNAEKLVDTHWKKIETLAQKLIEQEIVESDELASIIGDEELSHQLPDSL
- a CDS encoding DUF2459 domain-containing protein, translated to MAHNYYQQSILTSLIVLSIALLTGCTKSISEFYPPDPGRADNKTVYIVNHGLHTGIALSKKDAAPYIYSFDDFKSARYLEIGWGDEIYYQTDPNTLWMAIRALFWPTDSVLHVAALNTDPIKYFNDNKVVPLKLSKTGFIRLVEYIDNSFTLDEKKQIIKLGNGLYGTSRFYRAEGKFHLFNNCNTWSARAIRSSGFPINTCCIFTADDLIYQLKRRDE
- a CDS encoding cation:proton antiporter, with the protein product MDVHNFFLILFLILATARILGELFARMGIPSVLGELSAGILLGVSGLGIIEVNDVLKVLAEIGILLLLFEIGLDTDIQRLKEAGGKAVIVALFGAVFPFAVSSFFAYYIFDLTLVVSLFIGGTLTATSIGITMRVLKDLQKEHSEVAQIVIGAAVLDDILGVIILVFIYDYAITQELNMTNTLHTTVFILLFLLIAPTFANFISTFMKKSDEHQKVPGFIPTIIISLIAIFAYFSHLFGAPEILGSFAAGIALSRRFILPFGMGLRNDEVFLEKVKNAITPIAQMFTPIFFVMVGLSMNLKVIDFTSTRFWTLAFVFLVIAIIGKYMGAFLLRDSSALKKALIGISMIPRGEVGLIFAEVGRVNNILDNEIYAVLIFVIIVTTIAPPFILKWLFKYEKDDLAP